A window of the Deltaproteobacteria bacterium genome harbors these coding sequences:
- a CDS encoding S8 family peptidase, whose protein sequence is MFQFVSMLFSPSLFAGEKPVIVVFKDKPGLKETGKIKNHNGKIKRIHSFVKAVSATLPEAEISKLKDDPLIAYIQEDVLLSLVSPLSGDELGNSWGAEHIGAFAVHDNGVRGKGVKIAVLDSGIDYMHAELAGNYKGGYDFVFDDNDPYDDGYNSHGTHVSGIIAAAANGTGIVGVAPETSLYAVKVLDGAGFASLSNILAGIEWAIMNGMDIISMSFGTTFQVQLLEEACNSAYEKGVLLVAAAGNNRGGAVSYPASYASVVAVSAIDIDHNISSWSAIGPEVELVAPGINILSTMTAEKGNYGYLHGSSQAAPYVTGAAALLISSGTLEDMNGDGLKDNRDVRLALIAHAMDLGGPGFDELYGNGMVRVSGYGAIEKISLVTEREKKMVINGREINLDSGTYRINIKNNDLLFLRVALTEKMYGEIVEKKLHLFNFIKDGDDLSLSVDLSNKEGHMVFYPHGRAGTSAEITVYRD, encoded by the coding sequence TTGTTTCAATTTGTTTCTATGCTTTTCTCTCCCTCTCTTTTTGCCGGCGAAAAACCGGTAATCGTTGTTTTTAAAGATAAGCCCGGATTAAAGGAAACCGGTAAAATCAAAAATCATAACGGCAAGATCAAGCGCATTCATTCCTTTGTAAAGGCTGTTTCTGCAACCTTGCCGGAAGCAGAGATCTCAAAACTTAAAGATGATCCCCTTATTGCCTATATACAAGAAGATGTCCTGCTTTCACTGGTTTCTCCCCTGTCGGGAGATGAGCTTGGGAATTCATGGGGGGCAGAGCATATAGGCGCATTTGCAGTTCATGATAACGGTGTCAGGGGCAAAGGGGTTAAAATTGCGGTCCTCGATTCAGGGATAGATTATATGCATGCAGAATTGGCCGGTAATTATAAGGGAGGTTATGATTTCGTCTTTGATGATAATGACCCTTATGATGATGGTTATAACAGTCACGGGACCCATGTGTCGGGGATCATTGCTGCTGCCGCTAACGGTACAGGCATTGTTGGTGTCGCTCCCGAGACATCGCTTTATGCCGTAAAGGTACTTGATGGCGCTGGTTTTGCGTCGCTTAGTAATATTCTGGCAGGAATTGAATGGGCCATAATGAATGGAATGGATATTATTAGCATGAGCTTCGGCACTACTTTTCAGGTTCAATTGCTTGAAGAGGCCTGTAACAGCGCCTATGAAAAGGGTGTGCTTCTCGTTGCTGCAGCAGGTAATAACAGGGGTGGGGCCGTTAGTTATCCCGCTAGTTATGCCTCTGTGGTGGCTGTTTCGGCCATTGATATTGATCATAATATTTCCAGTTGGTCTGCTATCGGTCCCGAAGTGGAACTGGTTGCACCGGGCATAAATATCCTGTCAACAATGACAGCTGAAAAAGGGAATTATGGTTATCTTCATGGCTCTTCTCAAGCGGCCCCTTATGTGACAGGCGCCGCTGCTTTACTTATTTCTTCCGGAACCCTGGAAGATATGAATGGAGACGGATTAAAAGACAACAGGGATGTGAGGTTAGCATTGATTGCCCATGCCATGGACCTGGGTGGGCCCGGTTTTGATGAACTCTATGGAAACGGTATGGTTCGGGTTTCGGGGTATGGCGCTATTGAAAAGATCTCCCTTGTTACAGAAAGAGAAAAAAAGATGGTCATAAACGGCCGCGAAATTAACCTGGACTCAGGAACCTATCGCATTAATATTAAAAATAATGATTTATTGTTCCTTAGAGTTGCCTTGACGGAGAAGATGTATGGTGAAATAGTGGAAAAAAAATTACATCTTTTTAACTTTATTAAGGATGGTGACGACTTGAGTTTGTCTGTGGACTTATCCAATAAAGAGGGTCACATGGTATTCTATCCTCATGGCAGAGCGGGAACATCTGCAGAGATAACGGTGTATAGGGATTAA
- a CDS encoding TonB-dependent receptor codes for MKRSFILFIIIFFLLTALSSVASVASVASTMPASIEIIDSHKKVEPIHYAGSMEEMLLFFDERELIITATKQPQNVADAPAIATIITAEDIRRMGARDIMDVLNRVPGMHVFRGYYGKENIEVRGIVTINSEKVKIMIDGHSLNNLLLGGTTYAFDSLSVDNVKRIEVVRGPGSALYGSNAFSAVINIITKDGKDMDGVIFTAAGGSYDTGKVNLQAGKKWDELDIASSVDYYSTYGARLNVDSDILGNSGKTRDGERKLEAAFKAKYKGISFNSKYVTKREESYIGVGNALNDETEERIDQFFGELVYGQDFSLGKITSRLYWDEFHFKVIWEIYPEGANVPNLGIFPYGMIGVPSLKSRTKGAELQFDFDLTDSNILTLGGLWENYEAYDLEHHANYNPAAWTYYTDGNVRDVGDIRQWNQEKKRYIGAAYLQDVWDITAHVNVTAGIRYDDYSDVGSTSNPRAAFVWRLTEKWHLKLLYGSAFRAPSFEELHNINNPVVLGNSNLAPEKMTTYEVSFVRVSKETSTATLTYFHNRFRDRIQLVPQSIPSQFAFENRGGATIQGIEFEYKRDLSKGFSAYLNYTHQDSEDNESKRNIANIAYNKGNIGFNAKAGNYIDVNTNIFVSGKRSRHVRDGRSELPEYALVDLAVIGKNFIENFELRLSVHNLLGKKYEDPAPIYYDDIAGEWKPTIRDDYPREGMSALIEGRYKF; via the coding sequence ATGAAACGATCTTTCATTCTTTTTATAATAATTTTCTTTCTGCTGACTGCATTATCTTCAGTTGCTTCAGTCGCTTCAGTGGCAAGTACCATGCCTGCCAGCATCGAAATTATTGATTCCCATAAAAAAGTTGAACCGATTCACTATGCAGGTTCAATGGAGGAGATGCTTCTTTTTTTTGACGAAAGGGAACTCATTATAACGGCGACAAAACAGCCTCAAAACGTTGCTGATGCACCGGCAATTGCCACTATCATAACGGCAGAGGATATCCGTCGTATGGGTGCGAGGGATATTATGGATGTACTTAACCGGGTGCCCGGTATGCATGTTTTCAGGGGATATTACGGCAAGGAAAATATTGAAGTGAGAGGTATTGTGACGATTAATTCGGAAAAGGTCAAAATAATGATCGATGGCCACTCACTTAATAATCTTTTACTTGGTGGGACCACCTATGCCTTTGATAGCCTCAGTGTAGACAATGTAAAAAGAATAGAGGTCGTTCGAGGTCCCGGTTCTGCTCTTTATGGAAGCAATGCCTTTTCAGCGGTTATTAATATTATCACCAAAGATGGTAAAGACATGGATGGTGTTATTTTTACAGCGGCCGGTGGCAGTTATGATACAGGGAAAGTTAACCTCCAGGCTGGTAAGAAGTGGGATGAGCTTGATATAGCATCGTCGGTTGATTATTACTCTACCTATGGCGCCCGCTTGAACGTGGATAGTGATATCCTTGGAAACTCAGGGAAGACGAGAGATGGAGAGCGTAAACTTGAAGCCGCATTTAAGGCAAAGTATAAAGGTATTAGTTTTAACTCGAAATACGTCACTAAAAGAGAGGAAAGTTATATTGGTGTTGGAAATGCCCTGAATGATGAAACGGAGGAAAGGATAGATCAATTCTTTGGGGAACTGGTTTATGGTCAGGATTTCTCGCTTGGAAAAATCACTTCCAGGCTCTACTGGGATGAATTTCATTTTAAGGTGATATGGGAAATTTACCCTGAAGGGGCAAATGTTCCCAACCTTGGTATCTTTCCCTACGGTATGATTGGCGTTCCCAGTTTAAAATCAAGGACAAAAGGCGCAGAACTGCAATTTGACTTTGACCTGACCGATTCAAATATACTGACCCTTGGAGGACTTTGGGAAAATTACGAGGCTTATGACCTTGAACATCATGCCAACTATAATCCGGCTGCATGGACATATTATACCGATGGTAACGTAAGAGATGTAGGGGATATTCGCCAGTGGAACCAGGAGAAAAAGAGGTATATAGGCGCTGCTTATTTACAGGATGTATGGGATATTACTGCTCATGTAAATGTGACAGCAGGCATCAGGTATGATGACTATTCTGATGTTGGCAGCACAAGTAATCCCAGGGCTGCATTTGTCTGGAGATTAACCGAAAAGTGGCACTTGAAACTGCTTTATGGGTCGGCTTTCAGGGCGCCGAGTTTTGAAGAGTTGCATAATATCAATAATCCTGTTGTTTTGGGGAATTCAAATCTTGCCCCGGAAAAGATGACTACCTATGAAGTGAGTTTTGTTCGTGTTTCAAAGGAGACTTCCACTGCAACACTGACATACTTCCATAACAGATTCAGGGACAGAATCCAGCTTGTACCCCAGTCCATTCCAAGCCAGTTCGCATTTGAAAATAGGGGTGGAGCCACAATACAGGGTATCGAATTTGAGTATAAGAGAGATCTTTCAAAAGGCTTTTCCGCCTATCTTAACTACACCCATCAAGATTCAGAGGATAACGAAAGCAAGAGAAACATTGCCAATATCGCTTACAATAAGGGAAATATCGGTTTCAATGCTAAAGCAGGCAATTACATAGACGTAAATACAAATATTTTCGTAAGCGGCAAGCGCTCGCGGCATGTGCGTGACGGGCGTTCAGAGCTTCCCGAATATGCCCTGGTAGACCTGGCAGTCATTGGAAAAAATTTCATCGAGAACTTTGAACTTAGACTGTCTGTTCACAATCTTCTTGGTAAAAAATATGAAGATCCGGCGCCAATCTATTATGATGATATTGCTGGTGAATGGAAACCGACAATTCGCGATGATTATCCAAGAGAAGGAATGAGCGCCCTAATTGAAGGAAGGTATAAGTTTTAA
- a CDS encoding transcriptional regulator, whose amino-acid sequence MKKRPKEPYISAQRSKTIRQSMIALLEHDEYSGKDISAEVGIREKEVYEHLEHIRKSAGKAFIVTPARCRKCNFIFDKREKIKKPGKCPVCHNQSIEAPLYAIRSGNPKTRP is encoded by the coding sequence GTGAAAAAAAGGCCTAAAGAACCATATATTTCCGCACAGAGAAGCAAAACAATAAGACAGAGCATGATTGCTCTATTGGAGCATGATGAATACTCTGGAAAAGATATATCGGCAGAAGTGGGAATAAGGGAAAAAGAGGTTTATGAACATCTCGAACATATACGTAAATCGGCAGGCAAAGCATTCATTGTCACCCCCGCCAGATGCAGGAAATGCAATTTTATTTTCGATAAAAGGGAAAAGATAAAAAAACCGGGCAAATGCCCGGTTTGTCATAATCAATCAATTGAAGCACCGCTCTACGCTATCAGGAGCGGAAACCCAAAAACTAGACCATAA
- a CDS encoding AraC family transcriptional regulator, whose product MENNFYFWNSSMEDASKTALLIGSDIKIKFEGLDIALCDFNMIFVSEQIEARDLFVLNEIDVVLLDHDGDQKSTDLLRFFKSIKPSVPVIVTTDQGSESLAITVFRSGAWDYFNNPLDADCLNESVNTVLDLKKGRAKKKVYKGLDGLDRAISYINDNYKSNLTLTRVAREAGMSTSHFERVFKARMDMTFVSYVNDLRIIMAKDLLGHESFSMSEIAFACGFTNQYHFTRTFKKIAKQTPSSFRKSLKKKIQGPAVK is encoded by the coding sequence GTGGAAAATAACTTTTATTTCTGGAATAGCTCTATGGAAGATGCTTCGAAAACGGCTTTGCTGATAGGTTCGGATATTAAAATAAAGTTCGAAGGCCTGGATATCGCATTATGTGATTTCAATATGATTTTTGTGTCTGAACAGATTGAAGCCAGAGATCTCTTCGTGCTAAATGAAATTGATGTCGTATTGCTTGATCATGATGGTGATCAAAAGTCAACCGATTTACTCCGCTTTTTCAAGTCCATCAAACCTTCAGTTCCTGTTATTGTTACGACAGATCAGGGGAGTGAGTCTCTGGCAATCACAGTTTTCAGGAGTGGCGCCTGGGATTATTTTAATAATCCTCTCGATGCGGACTGTTTGAATGAAAGTGTTAACACCGTGCTGGACTTGAAAAAAGGGCGCGCCAAAAAAAAGGTATATAAAGGCCTTGATGGCCTTGACAGAGCAATTAGTTACATCAATGACAACTATAAATCAAACCTTACATTAACCCGTGTTGCAAGGGAAGCCGGCATGAGCACTTCACACTTTGAGCGGGTATTCAAAGCAAGAATGGATATGACCTTTGTGTCCTATGTGAATGATTTACGAATAATTATGGCCAAGGACCTTTTAGGGCATGAAAGTTTCTCTATGAGTGAAATTGCTTTTGCCTGCGGTTTTACCAACCAGTATCATTTTACACGGACATTCAAGAAGATCGCAAAGCAAACACCTTCCTCGTTCAGGAAATCTCTCAAAAAAAAGATTCAAGGCCCTGCCGTTAAATAG
- a CDS encoding peptidylprolyl isomerase, producing the protein MKTKENLLFKGRSRNLASFIFLAVVLLFILPTPVLSKESGKSGNLKETGIIIATINGEPIYKEQMVPLVDQQLKIYEKKGSKRSYPGLIEKIYERELEKIIGHQLLVQASRSLKVKDLEKKVNSEMEMLKKRYPSEELFNVYIMNRYKTDEKLRKFLAQDLTLKKYLNKKGLINPEVPEKDIRDLYERKKPSFITEKSVKVSHIIIRTEKDATPEDLEKAKAKAEMVFEKLKKGGNFEELAVKHSEDDFAAKGGDLGFIVKGYLPLEAEEFAFSMEPGKVSDIIKTSVGYQIVKVVEKKAEEQLSFEKVRNFLVKYLQPKISKEKIASHISELREKAKIEFHRENFKL; encoded by the coding sequence ATGAAAACTAAAGAAAACCTGCTCTTTAAAGGAAGAAGTCGAAATCTTGCTTCATTTATCTTTCTTGCTGTGGTCTTGCTATTTATCTTGCCAACGCCGGTTCTCTCCAAAGAGAGCGGAAAATCAGGCAATTTGAAAGAGACCGGGATTATTATTGCCACTATTAATGGGGAACCGATCTATAAAGAACAGATGGTTCCTCTTGTCGATCAGCAACTTAAGATATATGAAAAAAAGGGGAGTAAACGATCTTATCCAGGTCTCATTGAAAAAATTTATGAGAGAGAGCTTGAAAAAATAATCGGTCATCAATTACTGGTTCAGGCCAGCAGGAGTTTAAAGGTTAAAGACCTGGAAAAAAAAGTTAATTCTGAAATGGAAATGCTCAAAAAAAGATACCCATCTGAGGAATTGTTTAATGTTTATATTATGAACAGATACAAAACAGATGAAAAATTGAGGAAATTTCTTGCTCAGGACCTTACCCTGAAAAAATATCTGAATAAAAAGGGTTTGATCAACCCGGAGGTGCCGGAGAAAGATATCCGGGATTTATATGAAAGAAAAAAGCCGAGCTTTATCACCGAAAAATCAGTTAAGGTGAGTCACATAATAATTCGCACAGAAAAAGATGCCACTCCCGAAGATCTGGAAAAAGCTAAAGCAAAGGCGGAGATGGTTTTTGAAAAGCTAAAAAAGGGAGGTAACTTCGAGGAGTTGGCTGTCAAGCATTCGGAAGATGATTTTGCCGCTAAGGGGGGCGATCTTGGGTTTATAGTAAAAGGTTACCTGCCTCTTGAGGCCGAGGAGTTTGCTTTTTCAATGGAACCCGGTAAAGTCAGTGATATTATAAAAACTTCTGTTGGCTATCAGATAGTCAAGGTTGTTGAAAAAAAAGCAGAGGAGCAGTTGTCTTTTGAAAAAGTCCGAAATTTTTTGGTTAAATATCTTCAACCGAAAATCTCAAAAGAAAAGATTGCCTCACATATAAGCGAATTAAGAGAAAAGGCAAAAATTGAGTTTCATCGTGAGAATTTTAAGCTCTAG